In Bythopirellula goksoeyrii, a single window of DNA contains:
- a CDS encoding NINE protein produces the protein MGQQYEYGQNPYSPDLDTHSLVIGYLLWIFGFTGSHRFYYGKPVSGTIWFFTLGLLGIGWLIDLLLIPSMDRSANRRYLAGPTSYTAAWFLLTFLGLFGVHRFYLGKWFTGILYLVTGGLFLVGILYDFWTLNEQVDEMNGFYV, from the coding sequence ATGGGTCAACAATACGAATACGGCCAAAATCCATACTCCCCCGATCTCGATACGCACAGTCTCGTCATTGGATACCTGCTGTGGATTTTCGGTTTCACAGGATCTCACCGCTTCTATTATGGTAAGCCTGTCTCGGGAACGATTTGGTTTTTCACTCTTGGCCTTTTGGGCATCGGTTGGCTTATTGACTTGCTGTTGATTCCAAGCATGGACAGAAGTGCCAATCGGCGATATTTGGCTGGACCGACTAGCTACACGGCAGCTTGGTTTCTACTTACATTCCTCGGCCTGTTTGGCGTACACCGTTTCTACCTAGGCAAATGGTTCACCGGAATTCTCTACTTGGTAACCGGTGGCCTATTCCTCGTAGGCATCCTCTATGACTTTTGGACGCTTAATGAGCAGGTCGATGAAATGAATGGGTTTTACGTCTAG
- a CDS encoding NAD(P)/FAD-dependent oxidoreductase — MSELKSAYDCVVLGAGPAGSTVATLVAAAGFRTLLVERAEMPRPHVGESLMPETYWIFERLGILPQLKRDDYARKVGVQFVSSSGKESAPFYFRSHDDRECSETWHVDRADFDKLMFDNAEKHGAECKDQTRALDVLLEEDQAVGVRLQASGGKAHDVAARVVVDATGQQCLLASKLGLKQMNPTLRKASIWGHFRGGKVDTEGGGVKTVILQTTENRSWFWYIPQTDNLVSVGLVGDNDYLLKGRGLPSDVFTEELANCPTLSDWLADAEPTEELRVVKEFSYTTNQSAGPGWVLVGDAWGFIDPIYSSGVYFALKSGELAADAIVDGLRANDLSSRTLGRWVEGFSRQTNLIRKLVHAFYSGEFRVGQFVTEYPEHQAELVDLLIGRVFDGRPGKIFDDLDPWLEGRMSKESIPTSE; from the coding sequence ATGAGCGAATTGAAATCTGCCTACGATTGTGTTGTATTGGGCGCTGGTCCCGCCGGATCTACAGTGGCGACCTTGGTTGCGGCAGCAGGATTTCGAACTCTTCTTGTCGAACGAGCCGAAATGCCGCGGCCACATGTCGGTGAATCGTTGATGCCGGAAACTTATTGGATTTTCGAGCGACTGGGGATCTTGCCACAGCTAAAACGCGACGACTACGCCAGGAAAGTTGGCGTACAATTCGTTAGCAGTTCGGGCAAGGAATCGGCGCCTTTCTACTTTCGTTCTCATGACGACCGCGAATGCAGCGAAACTTGGCATGTCGATCGGGCCGACTTCGACAAACTGATGTTTGATAATGCTGAGAAGCACGGGGCTGAATGTAAAGATCAAACCCGCGCCCTTGATGTGCTACTTGAGGAGGATCAAGCCGTTGGAGTTCGACTTCAGGCATCTGGCGGAAAAGCTCACGACGTCGCTGCCCGTGTCGTCGTTGACGCAACGGGTCAACAGTGCCTGTTGGCCTCCAAGCTTGGCCTGAAGCAAATGAATCCCACGCTACGGAAAGCCTCCATATGGGGTCATTTTCGAGGAGGAAAAGTCGATACCGAAGGGGGCGGAGTTAAGACGGTTATCTTGCAGACGACCGAGAATCGAAGTTGGTTCTGGTACATTCCGCAAACTGACAACTTGGTAAGTGTCGGGCTGGTAGGAGACAATGACTATTTGCTGAAAGGCCGAGGATTGCCTTCTGACGTTTTCACCGAAGAGTTGGCCAATTGCCCAACGCTATCGGATTGGCTAGCCGATGCAGAACCAACTGAAGAACTTCGTGTCGTGAAGGAATTCTCCTACACCACGAATCAGTCAGCGGGCCCCGGCTGGGTGCTTGTAGGAGATGCATGGGGATTTATCGATCCAATTTATTCCTCGGGCGTATATTTCGCTTTGAAATCCGGTGAGCTAGCTGCCGACGCGATTGTAGACGGTCTCCGCGCAAATGACTTGTCTTCCAGGACGCTGGGACGCTGGGTAGAAGGTTTTTCACGCCAAACGAATCTCATCCGCAAACTGGTGCATGCTTTCTACTCGGGCGAATTTCGCGTCGGCCAGTTTGTGACTGAATACCCCGAACACCAGGCAGAGTTGGTAGACCTGCTAATCGGTCGAGTCTTCGATGGACGACCCGGGAAGATTTTTGATGATCTTGACCCGTGGCTGGAAGGACGGATGTCGAAGGAATCGATACCCACATCGGAATAA
- a CDS encoding polyprenyl synthetase family protein, whose amino-acid sequence MAGNPTEVQVQESLGGLSAGDPASAGLLKQVPENLDLRDTIRSECVQHSLQFEPSQGLSKEELEAAARLILIKLQLPECYVGWTMVVLSNEFWRTRVTAVPLPRRLMLLPKESVNNGEFDQVRSQAESLGVTVHVAEASPEVMQLLFSNSIEAIVGVASLDVLEKALDMILLSGVPALAVPLLDEESGSPFDSEWVAELLRWTPLDHCSRESRYATILRSARSMFEPAELVRLVPRLRGGPSLAEVNGAGASALEPIAATETIAHDFLALGGKYARPFITLAAYQAMSQPTESDRSTSNGQPEIPDAVRRVALSIEIFHKASLVHDDIEDADEFRYGRPTLHRAHGLPTAINVGDYLIGLGYSLVSRESASLGADVVGDIVDILADAHLRLSEGQGAELLWRDARNKLLSVQDALEIYALKTSPAFEAALLSGLRCAGPLGENQSRLREFCRYLGIAFQILNDLKDWQGDQDNKLHAGLDTLGGRPTVLWALAIDGLSESHCQELMQLVGTSLPSNEKVEKVRELYVQSHVFSQADQLVAQYQTQALSIANEIEPACLQRLLQYLVETVLFGSAKIAESVSQPNAEG is encoded by the coding sequence GTGGCGGGGAATCCTACCGAAGTCCAGGTTCAGGAGTCGTTGGGAGGACTCTCCGCTGGGGATCCTGCCTCGGCAGGTCTTCTGAAACAGGTTCCTGAGAACCTTGATCTGCGCGACACTATCCGTAGCGAATGCGTTCAACATTCGTTGCAATTCGAGCCCTCTCAAGGTCTTTCCAAAGAAGAATTAGAAGCCGCTGCCCGACTGATTCTCATAAAGCTCCAGCTTCCTGAATGCTATGTCGGCTGGACGATGGTTGTGCTGTCCAACGAGTTTTGGCGAACTCGGGTAACAGCAGTTCCTCTTCCGAGGCGGCTCATGCTGTTGCCAAAAGAGTCTGTCAACAATGGCGAGTTCGACCAAGTTCGTTCCCAGGCGGAGTCCTTGGGCGTGACGGTACATGTTGCTGAGGCTTCGCCTGAAGTCATGCAGCTCTTGTTCAGCAACTCGATCGAAGCGATCGTGGGAGTGGCGAGTCTCGACGTCTTGGAGAAGGCACTCGATATGATCCTACTCTCAGGGGTTCCCGCGTTAGCAGTCCCACTATTGGATGAAGAAAGTGGCTCCCCGTTTGATTCCGAGTGGGTAGCTGAACTATTGCGATGGACTCCATTGGATCATTGTAGTCGTGAATCCAGGTACGCGACCATCTTGCGATCCGCTCGATCCATGTTTGAACCTGCAGAGTTGGTGCGACTTGTACCTCGACTGAGAGGCGGGCCTAGCCTCGCTGAAGTGAATGGAGCGGGCGCTTCGGCATTGGAACCAATTGCGGCGACTGAAACGATCGCCCATGACTTTCTCGCTTTGGGTGGAAAGTATGCCCGACCTTTCATCACGTTGGCCGCCTATCAAGCTATGAGCCAACCAACGGAGTCAGATCGGTCCACATCAAATGGTCAGCCAGAAATCCCTGATGCGGTTCGCCGGGTTGCCTTATCGATTGAGATTTTCCACAAGGCATCGCTTGTACATGATGACATCGAGGATGCTGATGAGTTCCGGTACGGCAGGCCTACGTTGCATCGTGCACATGGCTTGCCTACCGCCATCAACGTGGGCGATTATTTGATTGGCTTGGGCTATAGCCTAGTGAGTCGTGAGTCGGCTTCGCTTGGGGCCGATGTTGTGGGCGATATTGTCGATATTTTAGCCGATGCCCATCTGCGACTCAGCGAGGGGCAAGGGGCCGAGTTACTATGGCGAGATGCGCGGAACAAACTGCTCTCGGTCCAAGATGCCTTAGAAATCTACGCACTGAAAACTTCACCCGCGTTTGAGGCGGCTTTGCTTAGCGGCCTGCGATGCGCAGGCCCGCTGGGAGAAAACCAATCGCGACTCCGAGAGTTCTGTCGATATTTGGGAATCGCATTTCAAATTCTGAATGATCTAAAAGATTGGCAAGGTGACCAAGACAATAAGTTGCATGCCGGGCTCGATACTCTCGGTGGTCGACCTACCGTGCTATGGGCATTGGCCATCGACGGACTCTCTGAAAGTCATTGCCAGGAATTGATGCAACTCGTAGGTACTTCGCTTCCTAGCAACGAAAAGGTTGAGAAAGTGCGGGAACTATATGTACAGTCCCATGTTTTTTCCCAAGCGGATCAGTTGGTTGCACAGTATCAAACGCAAGCTCTTTCCATTGCCAATGAAATCGAACCCGCGTGCCTTCAACGTTTGTTGCAATACTTGGTTGAAACGGTACTTTTTGGCTCTGCCAAGATCGCAGAGTCTGTTTCCCAACCAAACGCAGAGGGGTAG
- a CDS encoding prenyltransferase/squalene oxidase repeat-containing protein, which produces MTMHVEREQLAAAHSTARQKLLAERKHDHWTGELSSSPLCTAAAISALVLAERHVDDTPEEGSALEHSWHSGMLVRSELSELFSQSLRWLAEQQNEDGGWGDADCGHSTLAATLMVKAAFHLTGVPAKYANLLHSAESYIEAQGDIAGLKKHFSDDKPFVAAILAICAMADIVPWRKVPSLPFELACLPESFFRMQRLAGFGSMLPLVVAVGQAKNHHSPSRNPLAKGLRHQAEGPSHVALARVQAADGSFSGSTLYTSFVIACLASQGQSEDPQVRKGTNYLLSKVRSDGSWSVCPDKDVSNTVLALQALGWNLGEPSSQAGEPSPEAEAALRWLMSAQMSEDTSRSGDAAGWPSSHCPGAVGNSFDTAGALIALAEWRRRWPRCRTAEITGAALDGVRWLIERQNRDGGWALSFRGSGKMAQEISSTDVTCQAMLALNAWKKVLRKSASSHPLIQSIERDLLKGLAFLDSQQRPEGSWWPLWSGSEFHPQGANPVIGTAQVLRVFSEMQVWQTTMAQRAVRWLVDVQFPSGSWGSGHVPSPKSVTRKKPVEREVHSVGSVEETAIAIKSLLPFAARIPAVQTSVNDGLSWLIEAASTLSQLDPTLVALYPPKVWYHDRQLACSLAVNTLAAACRANEVKTADVDTVHV; this is translated from the coding sequence ATGACCATGCATGTCGAACGTGAACAGCTTGCCGCTGCTCACTCTACCGCACGCCAGAAACTTCTGGCAGAGCGCAAACACGATCACTGGACGGGGGAGCTATCGAGTTCACCTCTGTGTACTGCTGCAGCTATTAGTGCGCTGGTGCTAGCCGAGCGGCATGTGGATGACACACCCGAAGAGGGCTCAGCGCTGGAGCATAGTTGGCACTCAGGCATGCTTGTCCGTAGTGAGTTGTCCGAATTATTCTCCCAGAGTCTCCGGTGGCTTGCCGAGCAGCAAAACGAAGATGGTGGCTGGGGAGATGCTGATTGCGGCCATTCGACGTTGGCTGCAACCTTGATGGTCAAAGCAGCATTTCATCTGACCGGGGTTCCTGCCAAGTATGCCAATTTGCTGCATAGTGCAGAGAGCTACATCGAAGCCCAAGGAGACATCGCTGGCCTGAAAAAGCATTTTTCAGACGACAAACCCTTTGTGGCTGCAATACTGGCAATCTGTGCGATGGCAGACATCGTCCCTTGGCGCAAGGTTCCTTCGCTGCCGTTTGAGCTGGCCTGCTTACCTGAATCTTTTTTCCGCATGCAAAGGCTTGCCGGATTCGGCTCCATGCTGCCGCTGGTTGTAGCAGTAGGACAAGCAAAGAATCATCATTCTCCGTCACGCAATCCGCTTGCGAAAGGGCTTCGCCATCAAGCAGAGGGCCCAAGTCACGTGGCACTCGCTCGCGTGCAAGCAGCTGATGGTAGTTTCTCTGGTTCAACACTTTACACGAGCTTTGTGATTGCATGTCTCGCTAGCCAAGGACAGTCAGAAGATCCACAAGTTCGCAAGGGTACCAACTATCTCTTGAGCAAGGTGCGTTCTGATGGGAGTTGGTCGGTGTGCCCTGACAAGGATGTTTCGAATACCGTGCTGGCACTCCAGGCATTGGGTTGGAATCTTGGTGAACCTTCCAGCCAGGCGGGCGAACCTTCCCCCGAGGCAGAGGCAGCGCTCCGCTGGTTGATGTCGGCACAAATGTCAGAAGACACCTCCAGGTCTGGCGATGCAGCTGGTTGGCCGAGTTCCCATTGCCCCGGAGCCGTAGGAAATTCATTCGACACGGCAGGTGCATTAATAGCTCTTGCCGAGTGGCGACGACGGTGGCCGCGATGCCGAACTGCAGAAATCACAGGGGCCGCACTCGATGGAGTTCGCTGGTTGATTGAGAGGCAGAACCGCGATGGTGGTTGGGCCCTTTCGTTCCGCGGATCGGGCAAGATGGCCCAGGAAATCAGTTCGACGGATGTTACATGCCAAGCCATGCTGGCACTCAATGCGTGGAAAAAGGTTCTTCGCAAGTCGGCCTCTAGCCATCCCTTGATCCAGTCGATCGAACGTGATCTGCTCAAGGGCCTTGCCTTTCTTGATTCGCAGCAGAGGCCCGAGGGGAGTTGGTGGCCGCTTTGGAGTGGAAGTGAGTTCCATCCGCAAGGAGCCAATCCCGTGATCGGCACCGCACAAGTCTTGCGTGTCTTTAGCGAAATGCAGGTTTGGCAAACGACAATGGCCCAACGTGCTGTTCGCTGGCTAGTCGACGTACAGTTTCCTTCTGGTAGCTGGGGAAGCGGCCATGTTCCCTCACCTAAATCCGTAACCCGTAAGAAGCCAGTAGAACGCGAAGTCCATTCTGTCGGAAGCGTTGAAGAAACTGCCATCGCAATTAAGTCCCTGCTACCTTTTGCCGCCCGGATCCCGGCGGTCCAGACAAGCGTCAACGACGGTCTTTCTTGGCTGATCGAAGCTGCATCTACCCTATCTCAGCTCGATCCCACCCTTGTCGCTTTATATCCCCCTAAAGTATGGTATCATGATCGCCAGCTTGCTTGCTCCTTGGCCGTAAACACGTTGGCTGCGGCATGTCGAGCTAACGAGGTTAAAACGGCCGACGTTGATACGGTTCACGTTTAG